One window of Candidatus Woesearchaeota archaeon genomic DNA carries:
- a CDS encoding octanoyltransferase, which yields MKFRLIDTGFNDAFQNMAVDEALLSSELPVLRFYRWKPAALSIGYFQHIGQINKQFCRNNSIDIVRRITGGNAVLHNNELTYSFIIDEKEMPKGVTESYKKIAQGLLNGLRNLGLDAAMNKDIAHGEKSMLCFSEPSWYEIVVNKKKIIGSAQKRIKGKLLQHGAILVDIDIKKYANCFNNCSGEIIKKLHGRMACIRQELEKFGLASLSRDCRPQGAGQGLRSNPSKPMHAKFFYESLKKFLVGGFEKTGIEFERSELSETEQELAQRLNNEKYSSGKWNFMR from the coding sequence ATGAAATTCCGCTTAATCGACACGGGTTTTAATGATGCCTTCCAGAATATGGCAGTAGATGAAGCGCTCCTAAGCTCAGAACTTCCTGTCCTGAGATTCTACAGGTGGAAGCCCGCAGCTCTTTCCATAGGCTATTTCCAGCACATAGGACAGATTAACAAACAATTCTGCAGGAATAACAGCATAGACATTGTCCGCCGCATAACAGGGGGGAATGCTGTACTGCATAATAATGAGCTGACCTATTCATTTATAATAGACGAAAAAGAAATGCCAAAGGGGGTCACCGAGAGCTATAAGAAAATAGCCCAGGGGCTTCTCAACGGGTTAAGAAATCTAGGCCTGGATGCAGCGATGAACAAGGATATTGCCCATGGAGAAAAAAGCATGTTATGCTTCAGCGAACCAAGCTGGTATGAGATAGTGGTCAATAAGAAGAAGATAATAGGCAGCGCGCAAAAAAGAATAAAGGGCAAGTTACTGCAGCACGGTGCCATTCTGGTTGATATAGATATTAAGAAATATGCAAATTGCTTTAATAATTGCAGCGGGGAAATAATAAAAAAACTCCATGGCAGGATGGCCTGTATTAGGCAAGAATTAGAAAAATTTGGGTTGGCAAGTCTCAGCAGGGATTGCCGCCCCCAGGGTGCCGGGCAGGGATTAAGAAGTAATCCATCCAAGCCGATGCATGCAAAATTTTTTTATGAATCCTTAAAAAAATTCTTAGTGGGGGGATTCGAAAAGACAGGAATTGAGTTTGAAAGAAGTGAACTGAGTGAAACTGAACAGGAATTAGCGCAAAGGTTAAATAATGAAAAATATTCATCTGGCAAATGGAACTTTATGAGGTAA
- the mgtE gene encoding magnesium transporter codes for MQRADIDKIRDLLGEDTERNKLRKHISKYDIPMLAIIIDQLDEAQKLKFYLLLPTKISSDVLLEVSQHSRKYILKSLKDKYIVSLIEKAESDDSADILGEVPEQKAKRIMEHLPRKKKDALEPLIRYGEDTAGGLMQSELIALKSGITVKEALDTAKKKVKYIEAANYIYVVDSQDRLKGVVTIRDLISFNQRKKLSQIMNRDLVKLRPQMDKEKVAEIFKNEDILALPVVDSRNKLLGRVTIDDVLDVMEEEATEDMYKIAGVHPDENIFDPFTKSVKRRLPWLMLNLGTAFLAALVVSSFTDTLQAVVILAAFMPIIAGLGGNSGTQTLTLIVRGFALNQLSTDNYRKILFKEISIGIVNGMILGAIMGIVAYLWQGNAVLGFVIFTAMTISLTLAGFIATSVPVLLKVLKIDPAVASSVFITASIDIVGFFSFLGIASLLISWLV; via the coding sequence ATGCAAAGGGCGGATATAGACAAGATAAGGGATTTGCTGGGGGAAGATACCGAAAGGAATAAACTGAGGAAGCACATCAGCAAATACGATATTCCTATGCTGGCGATAATAATTGACCAGCTTGATGAGGCGCAAAAACTCAAATTCTACTTGCTGCTTCCCACAAAGATAAGCTCTGATGTCTTATTGGAAGTGAGCCAACATTCCAGGAAATATATACTGAAAAGCCTGAAAGACAAGTATATAGTATCTTTGATCGAGAAAGCGGAGTCTGATGATTCTGCGGATATCCTGGGAGAGGTGCCTGAGCAAAAAGCAAAGAGGATAATGGAGCACCTTCCCAGAAAGAAAAAAGATGCATTAGAGCCTCTGATAAGGTATGGCGAAGATACTGCAGGCGGGCTCATGCAGTCCGAGCTTATTGCATTGAAAAGCGGCATTACAGTAAAGGAAGCTTTGGATACTGCAAAGAAGAAAGTAAAATACATTGAAGCAGCCAACTATATCTATGTTGTTGACAGCCAGGACAGGCTGAAGGGAGTGGTAACAATAAGAGACCTTATCTCATTTAACCAAAGGAAAAAGCTCAGCCAGATAATGAATAGGGATCTGGTGAAATTAAGGCCACAGATGGATAAGGAAAAAGTAGCTGAGATATTCAAGAATGAGGACATACTTGCACTGCCTGTGGTGGACAGCAGGAATAAACTCCTGGGAAGGGTAACCATCGATGATGTTCTCGATGTCATGGAAGAAGAAGCTACAGAAGACATGTATAAGATAGCGGGAGTGCATCCTGATGAAAACATATTTGACCCTTTTACAAAATCAGTTAAAAGGAGGCTGCCGTGGCTTATGCTGAATCTTGGCACTGCTTTCCTGGCTGCACTTGTTGTTTCGTCTTTTACGGATACATTGCAGGCTGTTGTTATACTTGCTGCTTTTATGCCGATTATTGCAGGATTAGGCGGCAATTCCGGAACACAGACGCTTACACTAATAGTGAGGGGCTTTGCACTAAACCAGCTAAGCACTGATAATTACAGGAAGATACTGTTTAAGGAGATTTCCATAGGAATTGTTAACGGGATGATTTTGGGAGCGATAATGGGAATAGTGGCTTATCTCTGGCAGGGCAATGCTGTGCTGGGCTTTGTTATATTTACAGCCATGACAATCAGCCTGACATTAGCGGGGTTTATTGCCACATCCGTGCCTGTGCTGCTGAAAGTATTGAAGATAGACCCCGCGGTTGCATCAAGCGTTTTTATTACAGCATCAATAGATATAGTGGGGTTTTTCTCTTTTTTGGGGATTGCAAGCTTATTAATCAGCTGGCTGGTTTGA
- the lipA gene encoding lipoyl synthase yields MQITGKPPWLKVPIPSGENYSSLIRLIRENNIHTICQEARCPNIAECFSKKTATFLILGDTCTRSCRYCNVKTGKPGKLDGKEPKKVANAVKMLGLKYIVLTSPARDDLKDGGARTFIETMKQIKKMDTKIKIELLTPGFREQIRNILKYGPDVFGHNIETVKRLFPEMRPQADYLKSILFLKQIKEFNPSQTTKSGLMVGLGETEEEVIETLKDLKKAKVDIVTIGQYLQPRKDLAGVKKYYTPEDFKRFEEIGERLGFKGVFSAPLVRSSYHAEELIK; encoded by the coding sequence ATGCAAATCACAGGAAAGCCGCCATGGCTCAAAGTGCCGATTCCATCAGGCGAAAACTATAGCAGCCTGATCAGGCTTATTCGGGAAAACAATATCCATACTATCTGCCAGGAAGCCCGCTGTCCGAATATAGCAGAATGCTTCTCTAAAAAAACAGCTACTTTCCTGATATTAGGCGATACATGTACGAGAAGCTGCCGTTACTGCAATGTTAAAACAGGAAAGCCGGGAAAATTAGATGGAAAAGAGCCCAAAAAAGTGGCTAATGCAGTAAAGATGCTCGGATTGAAGTATATTGTATTGACTTCTCCCGCAAGAGATGATTTAAAAGACGGCGGCGCAAGAACTTTTATAGAAACAATGAAGCAGATAAAGAAAATGGATACTAAAATCAAGATAGAATTATTAACTCCTGGTTTTAGGGAGCAAATAAGGAACATCCTTAAATATGGGCCCGATGTATTCGGCCATAACATAGAGACAGTGAAAAGGTTGTTCCCTGAAATGAGGCCGCAGGCTGATTATCTAAAGTCGATCCTTTTTCTGAAGCAAATCAAGGAATTCAACCCGTCTCAAACAACTAAATCAGGCCTGATGGTCGGCTTAGGAGAAACAGAAGAAGAAGTTATCGAAACCTTAAAAGACCTGAAAAAAGCAAAAGTTGATATTGTAACTATAGGTCAATACCTGCAGCCAAGAAAGGATTTGGCAGGAGTAAAAAAATATTACACTCCGGAAGATTTCAAAAGATTTGAAGAGATTGGGGAAAGGCTCGGGTTTAAGGGAGTATTTTCCGCTCCTTTAGTAAGAAGCAGCTACCATGCTGAAGAATTGATAAAATGA
- a CDS encoding NAD(P)-binding protein, with translation MKIVIAGLGTAAFAALLAVKKNSSNAEITIIDKKKFDLQHSCGLPYALEKKVGLERLEHSINSEGMNVKILHECEALNINKKDKKLEYRSLKDGSKSSAEYDKLLLAAGSEPFFPAVPGLMENSTAISTTGDIRALEECLAKARKAVIIGAGAVGLETAYALKKRGLSVAIVEALSCLFPRAIDSDISSQLEEYIKAQGIGVFLNSKVDKVEKGKVLLQKGQINTDIIIAAAGVRPGIKLVQDAGLKLSKFGIAVDKHMRTSAKDIYAAGDCTEATNIITKKKFESQLATTAYRQGTIAGENITGKRSEYDGSISCFASVIGEKEIASVGLNSHYAEEAGFKLVTGKSIAADRPEWFGKQEKVMVKILADKKTRKIIGCQAIGKNASKRIDIVSTSIRAGMTLQQLGNVEFSYCPAVSQPYDVLHQAVDFALRKIK, from the coding sequence ATGAAAATAGTAATTGCAGGATTGGGAACAGCAGCTTTTGCAGCTTTACTGGCAGTCAAAAAAAATTCAAGCAATGCGGAAATAACAATAATAGACAAGAAAAAATTCGACCTGCAGCACAGCTGCGGCCTGCCTTATGCCCTGGAAAAAAAAGTAGGCTTGGAAAGGCTGGAGCACTCAATTAATTCAGAAGGCATGAATGTGAAAATCCTTCATGAATGTGAAGCTCTTAATATAAACAAAAAAGATAAAAAACTGGAATATAGGTCCCTTAAAGACGGTTCGAAATCATCAGCCGAATATGATAAGCTGCTGCTGGCCGCAGGCTCTGAGCCCTTCTTCCCGGCAGTCCCGGGATTAATGGAAAACAGCACAGCTATAAGCACAACAGGCGACATAAGGGCGCTAGAAGAATGCCTGGCTAAGGCCCGGAAGGCAGTCATCATAGGAGCAGGCGCTGTCGGTCTGGAAACAGCTTATGCATTGAAAAAGCGCGGCTTAAGTGTCGCGATAGTTGAAGCGCTTTCATGCTTGTTCCCGAGAGCCATCGATTCAGATATATCATCCCAGCTTGAGGAATACATTAAAGCACAAGGAATAGGTGTTTTTTTGAATTCTAAAGTAGATAAAGTAGAAAAAGGAAAGGTGCTGCTGCAGAAAGGTCAGATCAACACAGACATCATAATAGCAGCTGCAGGAGTAAGGCCCGGCATTAAGCTTGTCCAGGATGCAGGGTTAAAGCTCTCTAAATTCGGCATTGCAGTTGATAAGCACATGAGGACATCAGCAAAAGATATCTATGCAGCAGGCGATTGCACCGAAGCGACAAACATAATCACAAAAAAGAAATTCGAGTCGCAGTTAGCTACAACCGCATACAGGCAGGGCACAATCGCCGGTGAAAACATAACAGGAAAGAGATCCGAATACGATGGCAGCATATCCTGCTTCGCTTCCGTTATCGGTGAAAAAGAAATAGCTTCTGTTGGTTTGAATTCGCATTATGCGGAAGAAGCGGGATTTAAGCTTGTCACAGGCAAGAGCATCGCAGCAGACAGGCCCGAATGGTTCGGAAAGCAGGAAAAAGTGATGGTCAAGATTCTTGCAGACAAGAAAACAAGAAAGATAATCGGTTGCCAGGCTATTGGAAAGAACGCTTCTAAAAGAATCGACATTGTTTCTACATCAATAAGGGCAGGTATGACACTGCAGCAATTAGGAAATGTAGAATTCAGCTACTGCCCAGCTGTTTCACAGCCTTACGATGTTTTGCACCAGGCTGTTGATTTTGCCTTGAGGAAAATTAAGTAA
- a CDS encoding adenylyltransferase/cytidyltransferase family protein, with protein sequence MTKVMAFGSFDHLHPGHFYFLLEAKKYGDRLIVVLGRKETIKELKGKEPKYTEKERKQHLEITGIPDKILLGNKNDKYKIIEKIRPDIICLGYDQNSFTKGLERELKKRKLKPKIIRLKPYKEHIFKSSKLK encoded by the coding sequence ATGACTAAAGTAATGGCATTCGGCTCCTTCGACCATCTCCATCCCGGACATTTTTATTTCCTGCTGGAGGCAAAAAAATATGGAGACAGGCTGATAGTTGTTTTGGGAAGGAAAGAAACAATAAAAGAGCTAAAAGGAAAAGAGCCGAAATACACAGAAAAAGAGCGAAAGCAGCATTTGGAGATAACCGGAATTCCTGATAAAATTCTATTGGGAAATAAAAATGATAAATATAAAATAATAGAAAAAATAAGGCCAGACATCATCTGCCTTGGTTATGATCAGAATTCCTTCACAAAAGGCCTGGAAAGGGAGCTGAAAAAAAGAAAATTAAAACCAAAAATAATAAGGCTGAAGCCCTACAAAGAGCACATATTCAAAAGCTCTAAGCTGAAATAG